The genomic region AAGATATTTGTATTGTCAGGGGGAAACGGAGCTTTTATTTACAGAAAATGAAACGAATACCGCACGATTATTTAATTTCCCTAATGCTTCTGCTTACGTAAAAGATGGCATTAATGACTACATCGTGCAGGGTCGAAAGGAGGCAGTAAACCCAAATCAATTTGGCACTAAAGCTGCGGCTCATTATCTATTATCGATCGGTGCAGGCGAAACTCAAATTATTAAATTGCGACTAAGCGATCTATCTCTTTGCCCCCCTTCTCAAGCAGGATTAGAAGGATCTGATTGCCCCCCGCTGTCTCTTGGGGGGTTGGGGGAATCTCCATTTGCGGCATTCGATGCAATCTTTTCCACCCGCCAGCGAGAAGCCGACGAATTTTATCAACGCATTACTCCCTTTCCACTGGGCGAGGATATGCGTAACGTGCAACGCCAAGCATTTGCCGGAATGCTTTGGAGCAAGCAATACTACCACTATATTGTCGAAGATTGGCTCAAGGGCGATCCAGCTGCACCTCCATCGCCACCCGATCGCAAAAAAGCCAGAAATCATGAATGGTTTCACTTTTACAGCGACGATATTCTTTCTATGCCCGATAAGTGGGAATATCCTTGGTTTGCGGCTTGGGATCTCGCCTTTCACGCTATTCCTTTAGCAACGATCGACCCAGATTTTGCCAAATACCAATTAGACGTGATGACGCGGGAATGGTATATGCATCCGAACGGGCAAATTCCTGCTTATGAATGGGCATTTGGAGATGTTAACCCACCCGTCCATGCTTGGGCAACCTGGCGCGTCTACAAAATCGAACAAAAGATTTACGGACACAGCGATCGCGCTTTTTTAGAGCGAGTGTTTCAGAAATTAATGCTCAATTTTACTTGGTGGGTAAATCGTAAAGATGTCGAGGGTAAAAACGTTTTTCAAGGGGGATTTTTGGGATTAGATAATATTGGCGTGTTCGATCGCAGTGCCGTTCTCCCAACGGGCGGACACATCGATCAAGCCGATGGGACAAGCTGGATGGCGATGTATTGTTTGAATATGCTGGCGATCGCCTTAGAACTAGCACAAACCAATTCTGTATACGAAGACATCGCCACCAAATTTTTCGAGCATTTTCTATATATTGCTGATGCCATGAACCACATTGGCGAAATGGAAGCATCGCTTTGGGATGAAGAGGATGGATTTTATTACGATGTCTTGCAT from Chroococcidiopsis sp. SAG 2025 harbors:
- a CDS encoding MGH1-like glycoside hydrolase domain-containing protein — translated: MFQFLNSSYLYSATPKIESGNGLSAIAAFHPTLGKRYLYCQGETELLFTENETNTARLFNFPNASAYVKDGINDYIVQGRKEAVNPNQFGTKAAAHYLLSIGAGETQIIKLRLSDLSLCPPSQAGLEGSDCPPLSLGGLGESPFAAFDAIFSTRQREADEFYQRITPFPLGEDMRNVQRQAFAGMLWSKQYYHYIVEDWLKGDPAAPPSPPDRKKARNHEWFHFYSDDILSMPDKWEYPWFAAWDLAFHAIPLATIDPDFAKYQLDVMTREWYMHPNGQIPAYEWAFGDVNPPVHAWATWRVYKIEQKIYGHSDRAFLERVFQKLMLNFTWWVNRKDVEGKNVFQGGFLGLDNIGVFDRSAVLPTGGHIDQADGTSWMAMYCLNMLAIALELAQTNSVYEDIATKFFEHFLYIADAMNHIGEMEASLWDEEDGFYYDVLHLPNERQIALKVRSLVGLIPLFAVETIEPETLQKLPGFKKRVEWFIQNRPDLTQNIACMKSEGVGERRLLAIVYRDRLRRILQKMLDETEFLGDYGIRAISRYHAEHPYIFHVNGTQFRVDYEPAESSSGLFGGNSNWRGPVWFPVNFLLIESLQKFHYYLGDDFKVECPTDSGQMMTLWEVAAELSRRLIQIFLKNTSGHRPVCGGTQKFQTDPYWQDLILFYEYFHGDNGAGIGASHQTGWTGLVAKLIGQFGEYEGRDKAPQLSAYEQIEV